A genomic stretch from Lathyrus oleraceus cultivar Zhongwan6 chromosome 2, CAAS_Psat_ZW6_1.0, whole genome shotgun sequence includes:
- the LOC127122393 gene encoding SWI/SNF complex subunit SWI3B, which yields MKRKPTQLPSDKPNPYSLLINIGHPSSSSLHHLPHETLFRRQTFIRLRHYETTTTAADAQTGSSLTRVQTLYRHHLNSYPISLEMVLMEFHSRSEIRNIPDSSKNPRVYKYYRNSIVKFFRFNPNRKITFTDVRKTRVGDVGSIRRVFDFLEAWGLINYHPSSSLAKPFKWEDKDTKTESASNSTDSPPAPIKETAKRICSNCKNLCAIACFACDKNNMTLCARCFVRGNYKVGTSNTDFKEWRGMSEFEE from the coding sequence ATGAAAAGAAAACCCACACAGTTGCCTAGCGACAAACCTAATCCTTACTCTCTCCTCATTAACATCGGCCACCCTTCATCATCCTcacttcatcatcttcctcacGAAACCCTATTCCGCCGTCAAACCTTCATCCGCCTCCGCCATTACGAAACCACCACCACTGCCGCCGACGCCCAAACTGGAAGCTCCCTTACCAGAGTCCAAACCCTCTATCGACACCACCTTAATTCATATCCCATCTCACTCGAGATGGTTCTCATGGAATTCCATTCACGATCCGAAATCAGAAACATTCCCGATTCTTCcaaaaaccctagggtttacAAATACTACAGAAACTCAATCGTCAAGTTTTTCAGATTCAATCCCAATAGAAAAATAACCTTCACCGATGTTCGCAAAACACGCGTCGGAGACGTCGGTTCAATCAGGAGAGTCTTCGATTTCCTAGAAGCTTGGGGTTTAATCAATTACCATCCTTCTTCTTCGCTCGCAAAACCTTTCAAATGGGAAGATAAAGACACCAAAACCGAATCAGCTTCAAATTCCACTGATTCTCCTCCAGCTCCTATCAAAGAAACCGCTAAGAGAATCTGTAGTAACTGCAAAAATCTCTGCGCCATTGCTTGCTTTGCGTGTGATAAGAATAATATGACTCTATGTGCGAGGTGTTTTGTTCGCGGCAACTATAAAGTTGGGACGAGTAATACTGATTTCAAGGAGTGGAGAGGGATGAGCGAATTTGAAGAGTGA